A window of Nicotiana sylvestris chromosome 8, ASM39365v2, whole genome shotgun sequence genomic DNA:
CTCATCCTAATTGATTAGGAGGAAACATTAGACCCTTCTTTACTTTTTACCGAATGCTAGTAAAGGATAcaggggagatggtagaagaggcTTTCCGTGTCTCTTCTTTGAGTACGGAGGTATATTACAATTCAAACCATGATCTCGAATAAACAAAAGGGTCGATTCATTGTTAGCTTTGCCTTTTTCCTTCATCTGGGGTCCGGGTTGAGGCTAGGATGGGGTACTATAGGGGAAAAACTAAATAATCCTTGTAGCATTGTGCATAAAGTTAATTGAACATGTACCATAGGAGTGGTTTCCATGCACAGGGATTATTGCGCTTTAGCCTGAGGGTCATGTTTTCTTGTGTCTATTTTCAGAAGCTTACCAAATTACTTAAGTTACTGCAGGAATGTGCATACAAAGACTGCATTAAATATCTGCACTTTCTATTCTCTGGGATAGAACAACCAGAAGACAATTCCAATGGTGGTTTCAACTTTGAATTTACCTTTAGTGCATGAAGTGCAAAATCCTTGTACCTGGCTTCGAATTCTTGCATGACAAATGCTTCAAGCCGTTTTTAAGATGAGAAAATTGTGATCCTACTTCACAATCTTCACAGGAAATATAAGGCTTTGGCATGGCTACAATGAACTTGATTAGGCATGATCACACGTTTAATGTTCCCTCTCAAGCTGCTATGTGGAAAACCTGAGATAAATTCGAGTTCTTTTGCTGTTTTCTGAATATTGTTTGAGCATACAAATTTACACCACCGCTGCATAGCAGACATACACACAATTTACAACTACTTGCATTCCTATTATTATACACCAGTGGACTCCCTTTGTTATAATGAAGGTGATGTACCTATGGACCTTTTTTACTAGCAGGTACTAGCATTGCAGGGAGTCCAAAATCATCTTTTGCAGTAACCAGCATTGCAGGGATTACAGTATAAACACGGTGCTAATTCACTTTTGAAGTTAATTTGTTGGACATgatgtttttgtttctttttcagaGGGAGAAGTCAGAAGTGGGAATAAGCATTTCTAAGTTTCACAACACATTGGAGTACATAGTCCTTTCTGAAGCTTATTTTTACAACTGAAATCTTCTAGGATTCTTGGAGGGagggatgccgagggtctattggaaacaacgtttctaccccagggtaggggtaaggtctgcgtacacactaccctctccagaccccactagtgggattatactgaaaTCTTCTAGGATTCCTTTTCATGAATTGGACTAAGAAAATGCCCTATCCAACAGAAGTGACTGATTGTTGCTTCTTCTCTTCTACCTTCCCGGTTTGAAAATCAGTAAGAAAATGAAGTCAATAGGATAAATATCCAACTAGCCATCAGCAGTACTTTTGCAAATAGATTTAAATTAGTAGTAGGCACAATTAGCTAGCAAAGAGGTTTAGCCAtacccacaagtggggtctgaaaATGatagggtagtgtgtacgcataccttagccctaccttgtgaagatagagggactgttttcgatagaccctcaaCTCAAGgatagaagaaaaagaagctcACTCTTTCTCAGTCACTCACTCCCAAATAGGTAATAATTTCAAAAGGTTACAATGTAGGGAGAGGTGATGATTTCAGAATAGATAAAACTAAATCAAATCCTAAGAAATCAACAAAATAGGAAATTTACCTATATTGGTGGGCGATTAAAGGTACTATGTGGAATAGTTAAAATGtgcacaaataaataaataaaacaaaaacataaaaaagttTTCAATTGTATCAACAACATGATCCTTGCGGGATCCTTATAACTTAACTTACACTTTATCCAATGTGTTACATATTTATCTATCATATCATTCATCGAAAAACTAAGCTTACATGTATGAATTTTTCTACATTTAAGCACGCGAATGCTCGCTTTACCTTCGTCATTGctaggggtggcaaaatggtaaaaagaaaacagttaaccacccatattatccactaaaaaatgggttggataatgaactttttagaaacgggtcaaatatggataataaccatattatccatttagaaaatggataaccaatggatctaacttttatatttgtaaagcctcaaattgaggGTTTCttaagttagggagactaagaattctcccaaaagtgattatatgcaagaagtcatggataatatggttacccatattatccgccggttaatccGTTAAATATGGGCCGAGTCGGATAATTTACCCGTTTTTTCTTTACATGTTTTCGACCCGACCCGACCCGCCAATTTGCCACTCCTAGTCGTTGCTATAAATAAAATTAATTCACCGCCTTTGCACAAAAATAATTGAAGGGTAATTTCCTTAACTAACTCAAGAGCTTCCGAGCTACATGTTGAATCATCATAAAAAATAAAGAGGATAAGTAATACGAGTTTGAAGACGGCAAAATGATTCGAGGCTGTTCATTTCATTGCTGTTCCAGGACTACCAATCGGCCATCTCATTCTTTCCTTTCGCCCTGTCCGGTGAGATTTCACTTCTAGAATGAAGTGAAGAGATAGGACGAAAAATGTTGACAATGCCTTAGCTGAAGGACTCTCAAATTTCTAGTAAAAGTCACAAGTACATCAGGATGAACACATAAATGTTAAAGATTCACAGAAATGAAATGCAAAGCATCTCATACAAAATCCTTGAAGGAGGGGTCAGGTGGGGGATTTGGAGGAGGAAGTAAGCTTGAGCATATGATAAATTTACATGAAAAGTAGCTCTTTCTACATTTATCTCCAAAATAGTTAATATCCATGGGATGGCTCCGCCACGGCGATCCTAAAAGCATATGACCACCATTAAGGCATTCTTAAGCGCCACAAAGAAAGTGATTCATCTCTGCCATTTCCTCTCTGAAAAAGCAGCATTAACACAGTCAACAAAAGATTACATGTGAGAATTTTAAAAAACTTAATGTCAAGAATCTTAGTGAGCCAAATTGTGATTGACAAGAAAGGAGTTTTTGGAATTTCATCTTTTTAAACCTTGAAGCAAGTGCTCACAGCCACAGACTGGCACAAAATAATTCACAGGTAAAGTCCTCCAGACCCCTGTGGTTTTCAATTTGAAAACATGGGGATAATTCAAGTATGGTTGAAAATCAGTTATTGGTCTCTTGCATGTGTTGAAGGCTAAGTGAATTTGACCCTACTATTTTATAACAAAGTGGACAAGCAATGACCAAAAACAAGAATATTATGATCGGAGTTGAGCAAAAAAATAAAAGCCAGGTACATGAAGAAGGGTTAGGTTTGGCATTACAAGTGCTGGAATTGGCAAAGGAAGATGGTTTTCCATTTGACTGACATTGTTACAGTTAATGTTTTCTCCCCTTCAAATTTTGATCAGTAAAACATTGTTATTATTAGTTGACACGGATTTGCTATGCTATTTGTTTTTAACGAGGACACTTTCAATTATGATGATACCACCTATGTTgtgcggactctccaaaatgctgCCGCACTTATGTCGAATCCTTTAAAAATGCACTAGTTTTGGAGGATCCAACAAGCACCCGGAGTAATTTctggagagtccgagcaacataggatACCACATCAATACATCCTCATAAGTTAACATGGAGTAGTCCTAGGAACATTACATTTGTTTCTCTCCTTTGGTGTGGGGCTGGGGGGGATCAGAACAGGTCAGGTGACCAGGATGATCATTCAAACAAACACCTCCATCAGAAAGGAACGCACTTGCCAACTTATAGCCCTTTGTAGTTTCTACCCGTATTAGCTTTTTGTTTAGTTAAATATTTGCACAAGATATCTTTCAAGGGATCTAAGTTGGAAAATACCTTGCATAGATTGAGTTCCATTTCCCTTTGCACCCCGCTGTGCATGAGACGGAGACTGCCCGTCAGCAGCTGAACCCTGCCTACCACCGGAAGCAGCGAGGGAGTGTTTCTTTTTGATGAATACTTCTTTATTTTGGATATCTGGACTTGATTTCGGAGAGCTACTTGAGATTGCTTTGGCTCTTGCAGATTTTGTGGCTTGCATGTAACTCGGGAGAGAATTGCTACTACTGCTATCTCTAGGCTCCTGATCATCATGTTGAGTTCTCTCTGAATCGAAAGAGTTGTGCTGCTTGCCATTTCTGTGATCCTTTGTTAGTTGTTCTGAACTTGTTATGCCTGAATCGGTTTTAGGAGTTGATGCGAACATTATACCAGTGGATGAGGATCGACGTCTGGGATTCGAGCCACCTTTTTCACTTCTGATCTTCTTAGGATTCACTGATACCTGACTAGAAGGTGTCCCTTGGGATTCAGGGACAGTTAAATGGCTCCTTGCGGATGCTTCTGGTGATGACTTAACTATATTGTTCTCTTTCTTCTGCTCTCCATGAAATACATTTGGGCTAATAACATCAATATGCTCACTATTTGCATCATCAGTGGCATCTTCTCTCCCTCCATCAGCGTTGAAGTATGATGAGTCATTCCGAGGAATAGTTATACTATCATCTCCAATGTGTGAGCATCTATTGCTCTTATCATCAAAAGTACCATCCTCCGAAGCTTTTAGTTCCTGCTCAAATTCGTAACCTCCGGCCTCGTATCTATCTGGTGAATCAAGGGTGGAAGAAATAGAAAGCTCAGTACCACATTCAGAGCCCCCAACTTGAACCCTCATTGAATTTTCTGATACGGCAGTTTCCCTTGCTCCAAATCCGTGATCAGTGGTATATGAAACCATATCTGCACAAGACGAACTAGATACTTTGGCTGATTTAACAGCTGAACTCAGTTTTTCAAACTTTGTCTGAGCAGCAACAAATGCAGGATTACTTGCCTTTCTTGATCCATTATTGAACATTTTGTCCTCTGTCTCTGGAGGCTCAAGGGAAATGCGTGTAGCAGAATGTACATTCTGGTTGCCTTCAGAGTCATTCTTATCAGAGAGAGCAGTCGGCTCAGTCTCTTGGAGCTCATCTGAGTCCTTTAAGTGAGCAAGAATAAAATCCGAAGTGTCATCTCTTGAATTAGTTTCACCAACTACCTGAGGCTGAGGCTGTTCCAAATTACCATTTGAAGGAGGTGATGTTGGTTTGTGGGCTTTCAAGTCTACCCAATCTGCACCATAAGACATCAAATTTTGATCACTTTCAGATGGAAGAGGTGATGCTTCCACAGCCCCCCTGGAGTTGATTGACTTAGTTTCAAATTGAACTGTTTCCAAAAGGTTTCTCGAGTACTCAGTATTTTCAATCTCCTGCTGCTCTGCAGGTAATTCCGAATTCGGTGACTGTTGATATCCTGATGAAACAGACATCCATCTTTCCAACCATTTCCACGCTGAGTCAGATTTGGAAGGATCACACTTGATATTAATACTTTTGGTCCCTGGAGTAGATTCAAGGAGCTTGCACCAAAGGAAAAAATCAGTTCTAGACAAAAATAATGTGTGGTACCAAAAACATCCAGATCATGCAGAAATGTAAATCTTTTATACCTGTTGAGCAAATCTATTGTTAAGTAGCTTTGAAATAGAAGTGTATGTAACCTCCGCTTTTGTTCCCAAGTTCTCCTTTCCCTGAAAGCAATGAAAAAAGAAGATAAGATGTGATAGATCGGTTAAAAGAGAAGTTGCAAGTGCTTCTCAACAATTGATTACATGCGCAAATGAGAAGCACAAACACAATCAGAAAGTATAGCTAGAGACTGCATTCCAGAGTCAATTAAGAAGCAAAAGGGTACTTAGGGTAGAATTTCCCAAAATACATTTTCAGATTTATGCTTGAGCAAGAAGTATTACCAAGATTTTTTCGAATTTTAACTCTCTCGTACTTACATCTCGTTTGTCAGAGATATTAGATCCTTCAACAAGGCGATGAGCACGACGTGCTCGAACAAGTGCTTGCATTTTGACAATGGCTTGAACACATCGAAGAGTTCCCACAGCATGTCTTCGAACTAAATGTCCTCGTACAGCAGCTTGCAATTTGGTTATATTCTTATGCTTCAGTAGAGCTCTTTGAGCCTATCAGGTTCAGGACGAACCATCAGAGGACGACATAAAAATTTTATTTGCCGAAAGCTTTAGAacatgaaagaaaagaaaaattgagtTACCAGAAATGCTCTTATTGCAGTCTGAATGACTAGAACTTCTTGTTCATCTAGAATGAGGTCAGCTTTACTATCATTCACTCTAGTAGTGATTGGCTCTGATAGCTTCGAGTACACTGAGGCCGAGGACCGAGGCTCCTCATCTGCCAACTGTAAAACAGATGCCTTCTCTTGAATTGTAGAAATAGATTTTGTTTGTAGGACAGCGTTCGCAGGTTCTGGGCAGTCCTTGTTAGGAGATGGTGTTTCTGTAACTATCAAACGATGACTTGGAGATCTCTTGCGGAAACTCCATCTACGTTTATCACTGGAGCCCTTGATCTGGCAAATTTCTCAAATAAGTCACCAAATAAAGTaataaagaaaatggaaagagaaaaGATGTATGCCAaaatctttttaatttttttttttacagttAAGTGATCTTTGACAAATTTCTTCAGGAATAAATTGTATAACAACTTCTCGACAGAAgtttctttgcaacaacatcgaACCTCCCCTTACCATTGAAGTTTGAATAAAGATTGATACACAATCAAGAATACTAGTAATATAAACCTCAGAATCCTGTTCGTCTGTAGTAGGCAGACACATTGAAACAAGGAACTAGTCGAATTGCAAACTAATCCTTGTGTAATCATTTTGGTATTTACAGTCTTGTATCTGTGGTAGAGATCAAATTGGAAAGTAGGAAAACTAAGCTCCTTTCATCAACTGAGGGGTTAATGAAACCAGATAAACATCACCATTGTAAAGAATTCCCAAGTCCTGATGCAGTTactaaaaagggcagcccggtgcacaaagcatcccgcaGGGTCCGGGGCAGGGGCAGATTCAGAGCATTATGTACGGTGAACCCGAAACCAGAAGTTTTTGCACATACCTTGTTTATATATTACGAAATTcattaaatatctataaatattaGACTGTGAATCCAGTTGTTATTATTTAATAACTTGATAGGAACTCATAAACtttaaatcctggatccaccTCTGGTTCAGGGAAGGGCGCACACCTAGGGGTATATGATGTAGACAACCTACCCTAATGCAACATTAGTGGCTGC
This region includes:
- the LOC104248857 gene encoding protein IQ-DOMAIN 32-like; the encoded protein is MGKPTASCFKIISCGTDSIDHDQFEASEIKGSSDKRRWSFRKRSPSHRLIVTETPSPNKDCPEPANAVLQTKSISTIQEKASVLQLADEEPRSSASVYSKLSEPITTRVNDSKADLILDEQEVLVIQTAIRAFLAQRALLKHKNITKLQAAVRGHLVRRHAVGTLRCVQAIVKMQALVRARRAHRLVEGSNISDKRDGKENLGTKAEVTYTSISKLLNNRFAQQLLESTPGTKSINIKCDPSKSDSAWKWLERWMSVSSGYQQSPNSELPAEQQEIENTEYSRNLLETVQFETKSINSRGAVEASPLPSESDQNLMSYGADWVDLKAHKPTSPPSNGNLEQPQPQVVGETNSRDDTSDFILAHLKDSDELQETEPTALSDKNDSEGNQNVHSATRISLEPPETEDKMFNNGSRKASNPAFVAAQTKFEKLSSAVKSAKVSSSSCADMVSYTTDHGFGARETAVSENSMRVQVGGSECGTELSISSTLDSPDRYEAGGYEFEQELKASEDGTFDDKSNRCSHIGDDSITIPRNDSSYFNADGGREDATDDANSEHIDVISPNVFHGEQKKENNIVKSSPEASARSHLTVPESQGTPSSQVSVNPKKIRSEKGGSNPRRRSSSTGIMFASTPKTDSGITSSEQLTKDHRNGKQHNSFDSERTQHDDQEPRDSSSSNSLPSYMQATKSARAKAISSSSPKSSPDIQNKEVFIKKKHSLAASGGRQGSAADGQSPSHAQRGAKGNGTQSMQERKWQR